Below is a genomic region from Candidatus Woesearchaeota archaeon.
TCAAATGCCCTAAAAACCTTTTTATTTGGTTTTCTGTGATCCCTGTTTCTGGTTCTGTGTAATCAATTTTTTGATAATCTGAAAATCTTTCTACCGGATTTAATTTTATAATTGATCCTCCGAATGAATTATGTCCATCATCATTTTTGACGATTTGATAATTTTTGGATTCGAAAAAATCCTTTATTATATTATCTCCATCCGGAGTATAGATTTTATTCAGATTGATGCCCGCAATGAAACCAGCGCACATACCAACAGGATTTAATTCTGTTATTCTTTTTAATGTCGGAAGTATAAATTCAAACGAAACATTATTATCATTCTTTTCAATTGAATATTTAAGTGAAATCCCAGGTAAAGCCATGTAACTTGAAGACAATGATCCTGAATAACCATCAACCTTTTTGTCAGTCTGAATATCTAGATTTTCCAGTTTATCATCTATTTTATTTTCAAAACTTTTGTAAGATTCAAATATTAAATTTGTTAATGATGAACGATTAGTTAATATTTGTTCTTTTTCATTGTCAAACTTAAATTTGACATGTATTTTTTCTGGTTCTGAAAAAAAATATTCTTTTTTCTCAGTTTCGACATCGAAAGTTTTATTTTTGTATTTATCTATGAATTGCTTTTCTGATAAACCAGATTTTTTTAATTCTTCTAGTAATAAGTAATTCTCAAAATTTTCATATTCATCTGTTTTATTTTGTAATTTGTTTGCTATTTCTCTTATTTTAATGTAATTTTCTCCGAATACCATCGTATCAATTGATTTACTTTTTCTTTTATTCATTTTTTTCACCTTTTTAATAAAAAGAGAAAAGGATTTCTCCTTTCCTCTTAACTTTCTTTGACACCTACAATCATACAATCCTATACGATCCATTATCAACTTCTTTTGCTATTCCAAGATACTCTCTTTGTTGTAAATCAAAGGCATATCTCCAGCACCCAGGACCTTTCTGGTTGTCGTACTTGTTTAGAGCTTTTGCATCAGCAGCAATTATTTTTTGACCGTTAACTGGAACTAAATGTAATCTGTATTTTCCATTGCTGAAAGTATTTTCTCTGATTAGGTCTGATATTTCTCTTATTTCACTTTCAACTTTTTTTCCTAACTCTTTGTATTTCCTGAATTTTTTGGGAATCATAAGACTCACCTCTTTTTATCACTATGTAGTACTAACATAATTATAAATACTGGTAGTAGTATTAAACTACTAATGAAAATAGAAGATTTAGAGAAACTAGGACTTTCTAAGACAGAAAGCACCCTATACTTAGCCATGTTAAAGCTTGGAAGTGCTGATGTAAAGACTCTAGTCTACGAAACTGGCTTTTTCAAAGCAAATACATATGATGCAATGGAAAAACTATGCGAAAAAGGACTAATTTCCAAAATAATTCAAAATAATGTAAGAACATACAACCTTGAAGACCCAGACACATTAATAGAATACATAGAAACAAAAAAATCAGAACTGGATGATAAAAAAAGACTTGCAAAGAAGCTGTCAGAGCAAGTAAAATTGTCAAAAGACAACATCCATAGCTCAGAAACCGCAGTAGTACTAAGAGGCATAACAGGAGTAAAGAAGATGCACAGAGACATGCTTGACGAAGGCAAAGATTATGTAAGTTTTGGAGCGCCAGAAGAATCAGACAAATTAATACCAGAATACTACTGGAGAAACATGCATAAAAGACAAGTAGAAAAAGGAATAAAAGCAAAATTGCTATTCAACAAATCATTAGAATACTGGAAAGACGCAATACCTCACAAAGAAATAGAATTAAGGTTCTTTGAAAAAGAATTCGAACCACTAACAGAGACAACGATATACGGAGATAAAGTAGCAATAACTGTTTACACAGAAAAACCAGTCGTTACATTAATCAAGAACAAACACATGGCAAACTCATACAGAGGAATATTTGAAATCTTATGGAAACAAAGTAAAAAATAAACACATATTTTTCATCAATATATAAATAATCTAACTTAATTATATTAAATTATTTAACTTTGGCATAAGATAAATCATCATAATATCTGCCATCCTTTTTGGTGCACTTTTTTCTAATTCCTTCTAATTCAAAACCGTTTTTTTCCAATACTTTTTTTGAAGCAATATTATATGCTCTTAAACCTGCTTCTATTCTTACTAATTTATACTTTTTAAACGCGTAATTAGTAATCAATTTAACCGCTTCAGAAACAATACCTCTACCTCGATATTTCTTATCGAGATTATAAGTAATAGCACATTTATGATTAGGAACAATGTGATGAATCGATATAGATCCTGCAAATTCTCCATCCACTTCTATGGCAAAATTTTCCGAGGTTTTATTTTTCTTTCTATTTTCTTTTATTGCAGACTCAATTTCCTCTATTGCTTGTTTTAAAGTTTCAGGATGACTTCTAAAATTCATAGCAGTTTCTTTATCTTGTTGAACTTCAAAATTACGTTTTGCATCTGATAATTTAGGATATCTTAAAATAAATTGTTTCGCTTTAATAATCATAGTTTTCACCAAATAAATTTTAAGCAAAATTATTTTTAAATATTACTAAAAAAAAGAAATAAAAAAAGTTATGCTACAACCGTGATCCGACTGCTGACAGTTCACTTTATATAGCCGCCTTTCTGAAGGTTCCAAAGTTTTTTGTACAATCCTTCCTGCTCTATTAAATCGTTATGAGTTCCTTTTTGTACCACTCTTCCTTTATCAAGCACAACAATCATGTCCGCTTTCATAATTGTTGAAAGCCTATGCGCAATAACTATGCTGGTTCTTCCTTCCATCAGATTCTCTAGGTCTTTTTGTATCTCATGTTCTGTTCCAGAATCAAGAGCAGATGTTGCTTCATCTAAGACAATTATTTTTTTATCTGCTAATATAGCTCTTGCTATGGATACACGTTGCTTTTCTCCTCCTGAAAGTTTAACGCCTCTTTCTCCAACAATCGTTTGTTCTTTGTTAGGAAAACCCGAAACTACTTTATCAAGCTGAGCAAACTTCATCGCCTTTAATATTTGCTTCTTATTCATGTTTCCATTACTAAATCCTATATTGTTCAAAATAGTGTCATCAAACAATACAGCTTCTTGAGGAACGATTGAAAGTTCTCCACGCAAAGATTCCTGTTTCACTTTACTTATATCGTATCCATCGACAAAAATAGTTCCCTTATTAATGTCATAAAGACGATAAAGTAATTTAATAAGAGTGCTTTTCCCAGAACCTGAAGGTCCAACTAAAGCAATCTTTTTGTTTGCAGGAATTTCCAAACTAAAGTCTCTTAAAACATATCTGTTCTTGTATTTGAAACATACATTCTTGAAACTGATGGTTCCCTTTTTGACCTTTAATTGCTTAGCATTATTAACATCCACAACAGTTTTCTGAGCCTTATAGTACTTAAACAAACTTTCAAAGTCAGCCATACTTCTATAAAAACCACGAAGACCATGATCAAAACCAAATAAATGACCAATCATAGTTTCAAACGAAGCATAAATAAATACCAAAGTGCCTATTGTTAAAGTTCCTGCAAGCATCTTTTGAATAGGGAAGTACAATAAGAAAAAAGTACCCAATCCTAATATCAAAGTATGACCTGCAGAGAGCCATCTAAAATAATTCCAATGCGCAAGCATTGTTTTTCTAGTAAGATCTCCGTACTTTAAATACCTTGATTTTATTTTTTCTTCTTTGCCAAAGTACTTAATACTTTCAATATTCGTAAGGAAATCACTAACCATTGCTTTTTCTAAATCCTCAGCATCATTAGCAGCCATATTAGCTGGTTGTTGCTTTTTGTTTATGTAAAAACTAAAAACTATGAATACCAATA
It encodes:
- a CDS encoding GNAT family N-acetyltransferase, whose translation is MIIKAKQFILRYPKLSDAKRNFEVQQDKETAMNFRSHPETLKQAIEEIESAIKENRKKNKTSENFAIEVDGEFAGSISIHHIVPNHKCAITYNLDKKYRGRGIVSEAVKLITNYAFKKYKLVRIEAGLRAYNIASKKVLEKNGFELEGIRKKCTKKDGRYYDDLSYAKVK
- a CDS encoding ABC transporter ATP-binding protein/permease; translation: MKNKNKKNSKNEVHKPIDFKYNLKMYWQLVRNYKWMAFGLLMMILFFQSSYSAQSYLFKVLTDEGAKFIAKEIVQSEFLRTLGILALVYAGLKLLQTGFRWIWMNTINIFETKMMLDIKKKMFNHVVHLDHEFHTSNKTGSLISRLIRGGNAIERLTDVIVFNFVPLLFQTIVVGGTIMLFDPFSALVVVLTILVFIVFSFYINKKQQPANMAANDAEDLEKAMVSDFLTNIESIKYFGKEEKIKSRYLKYGDLTRKTMLAHWNYFRWLSAGHTLILGLGTFFLLYFPIQKMLAGTLTIGTLVFIYASFETMIGHLFGFDHGLRGFYRSMADFESLFKYYKAQKTVVDVNNAKQLKVKKGTISFKNVCFKYKNRYVLRDFSLEIPANKKIALVGPSGSGKSTLIKLLYRLYDINKGTIFVDGYDISKVKQESLRGELSIVPQEAVLFDDTILNNIGFSNGNMNKKQILKAMKFAQLDKVVSGFPNKEQTIVGERGVKLSGGEKQRVSIARAILADKKIIVLDEATSALDSGTEHEIQKDLENLMEGRTSIVIAHRLSTIMKADMIVVLDKGRVVQKGTHNDLIEQEGLYKKLWNLQKGGYIK